A window of Micropterus dolomieu isolate WLL.071019.BEF.003 ecotype Adirondacks unplaced genomic scaffold, ASM2129224v1 contig_363, whole genome shotgun sequence genomic DNA:
GGAAGGCTGTTGGTGTTGTGTCTTTCAACATGAGAAAAAACTGTGACTACCCAAATGTTCCTAACGTCTACACAAATATATCAAAATACCTTCCTTGGATCAAAAATGTTCTCAAGCAAAAGGATTGTTAAATATAGCATACCTTTACTGTGTTGAACTGCTTAGCATCAGGTCTGCCGGAAACTCACTTTTACAGAATGGCCTTTCTTAACAATTGACATCTTTATTTCTTTGGAAATTAGttaaagtgctttttaaataaaactttattttatttttgttatgttaTTGTGATGATATTGCTGTGTTTAAATCTCACTGTCAATGTTTAAtctgaaatgcaaaataaaacctCAGTGTCAAATGTCAGATACTTTCAAATAATTTCCTGTGGTTAAATTTTTCATCAGAAGACAGAAATGGAATGtaagttaaatatatatatgtacatataccTTTATATAAGGTTTTCTTTCCCAAAGGGATTACTTATAAACTATCAGCTCAGTCAATTGATAATGAATTTAACCAGGGCAGTTTCTTAACTGTTGTGAGTTGGACAtagaggacccaaacgcaatgCTCAGATGAAACAAGTTTTATTGGGGATAGaggggttgagggagtggaggtgagatagaggtggatgccggggaacACGAGCACCGAGGACCGAGGAGCACGAGGAGCATGTAGGGCAGAGGGGGCTAAGACAAGGGAGCCGAGGGGCACCGGGGACCGGAGACCTGACCGGGGGGGGTGGAGTAGTGTGGTGATAGGCTGACTGGCGAGGCATGAGGGAGAGCCAGGAGGAcgccgtggaggaagcccgaggGGAGAGAGCAGGTAGGGGAGCCCAGCTGACGCAACGGTGGACGGAGGTGAGTAAACCTGGGAAGgtttaaaaacagagagacagggttaatCTCAGGGAAAACTGAGAACAAGGAAACGGATTTTGCAAGAATCACGGGAGCTTGAATAATGCAGTAGCATCAGGTCAGAagcaacaacgatcaagcagagattgtgtggagaaCTGGGGTTGATATACTGGCAGGGATGGCAGGCGGGGGAGGCTGCTGATGAGGGGCaggtgtggagagagagagggacaacacaagcaaggtgagcagaggagacacagagaggcaggcaaaacacaggGGACAACAGAATgcaagaaaaaaggagaaacaaacagGACACTTACCGTCAGACGGGCTGCCACCAAAACATCTAACTGTGACATGAGAACTTTGTGGATAAAACCTGAATCTGGAAACTGTGGTTTCAATGGTTCATCTAGTTGTCACAGAACTCAAACAAATGTTTCAGTGGGCTGTGTAGATAGACAGAGCTGGTCTTgcgtctgtgtttttttttttacccataaAACTCATCAAACTAAGGTTCACTTAGAAGAGGAGGTGGTCCAAcaccagggctggactggtaatctggcaacgattggcccataaagcatggacaacggctcattgggtaattttctggactgacactgggccggcccaatcacatctcttactggcCCCCAACCCTCTGATTCcctggagcagaaaatgtccccagaatgcAAGAAATGAAGCGTTTAacgctcaaaatcttctggcggaggacccccagacctcCTCATCAACTATTTAGTGTGAACTGCAgcttagaatatagtgttttttgttggtaattgtcattcttgtggtggtttactattgaaaccaggagtgaagtgcctgtttcatttCATAAGAACAGCTGCATTGATAGATAAAAGACTGATGAACAGACAGTTCTCAGAGGACTTCTTCTTGAACCTAACATTGATTTGATTCtcgatattaatatattaaagcTTGCGAATGTATGGAGTTGTTTGAACTTGATGCTAACAAAATGTCGAGTCCTTACTGACTTTCACACAATATTAAGTCTTTACAGCACAATTCTTTggctgttcatttattttattcttcaacatCGGAGTAGCCGTCACAGAAAATGTTTATAAGCAAAACATGCCTTCTATTGGTGCTTAGGAGCCATTTCTTTTGTCAGAATAAGACatgattgacaaagaaacttgaaagcctTCCCTTCACAGTGTATCTGAGTAGTCCGGTGGTTGAGTTCTTGCTCCGGATCCAGAGATTGATGGATAAAACCCTGCtcacagcatgttaacatgtttgCTGAACAAGTGTGCAGCACATCATTGAGTCTCTGATGGAGCCACACATTGCACCGACAGCGGTAGCAATCGCAAATAGCTGGCAGCTCTCACAAGCATTTTCTTAAGGAAATGCCCATTCTAGTTCatcaatacatttgtttttctaaatagtaggcctattaaaatatattcttgtcttgttgtcatggccccaatcttgtgcaatgttacgtctcatgggctaagtgtttcgtcacacccctaatctgagcccttaaatggaaggatggcgtattggtgaggggtgtccgaccaattttggtgggccgcctgggccaaaaatgccaggtcgtattttttgtcccagtccagccctgtccAACACAGTGTCAGAAATCTGAGAGACAAACAAAACGgcctctctcagtctctgtaCTTCAGTTTTAAACTTTCACTTCTTGattttgtgtgtctctgcatgCTCAACTGGGCAAGAAAGTGCAGCAGTTCAGCTTAAAAAAAAGCaagtttaaaaatatgaaacatgcAACATTATTAATATGGTGGTGAAGGGTGAAAGGAGTCTTGGAACAACTTGGAACTAACCCACCACCAACCTGTTGAGGTGagtatataaaaacaaatgctcTCTGCAGAGAAAGTAGTGACAGCTGCTGATCTTGAGGACGGACATCAACAGTATCTGATTTCTGTAATTTCTCTCAcgtaactgtccttgttagggagacaaCATTTAGACTTATAAGGTAGTTGTTTAttctaaacattaaaatgtgcttTGCTGTCACAGGCATGCGTGTCTCCTGGGCAGCCAGCCCTACTGAAAATACTTCTGGTTCTGAGTTCCGGGAAAGTTCCAGTGAACGCTGGGGGCGCTTTCCAACTGTCAAATTGTCATGTGTGCGAGGGAAATACGCCATATAAGAGACTAAAGGAGAAGAGCGGTAAACAAAGAAGCATTGAAGAAGCAACCAGCAGTTGGTGCTGTCTCTTTCAACATGAACTTTAACTGTAACCATTCAGACATACCCAATGCCTATACAGACATTTCATAATACCTACCACAAAGATTCTCAAGGAAAAGTTGTTGAATGTAACAATCTTACATATAGTTTTGCTTCAGTGTACTTTCATAGTGTACACctagtttattcaactatttattttagtttttaaaatgtaatgatgcTATTTTAACCAAAAATAGTGCATTGCATgttgataaatataaatattgataaataccTGGTACAAAGACATTAAGCTTTGTCACAGGGTGTTTCTGGTTGCGTGCAATGGGAGAGCAGATAGTTGTTGTTGTAACAATCTTACATATAGTTTTGCTTCAGTGTACTTTCATAGTGTTTGACAGGTATTGCCATGTCTATATTGCTAAATCGGAGCTTGCTCTTTCTAACCTAGAAACAGTAGGCTTCAGTGACACATAGGCTACAGCTTTCTCTTAAGGTAAAATACTTGCTCTGTAACACAGCTGCTACAGAGGAAAGACACTGAATCATTTGTAGAAGGATGACAGACACATTGTTTGGCTTGGACTGAGGGAGGTTTGTATTGCACTGCACAGGGCAGACATGCTGACAGAAACTATGAAACTCTGTGGTTGGACTCTGGCCTAGAGCAACAGCTTACATTTATTGGTATCAAATACTACATTTGTTACAACTGTATCTGAATATGGGGTAATAAACACTGACTGAATGCAAATACAACAAATGTGAACATGTGACTGCTTATGATAAATCCTTCCACCAAGGTCAAGTTGTCAAAAAACCACACAAGGGAAGACTGCATGTTTACTGCATActatacagtatactgttatACGTACATTAGGTAATGATTTCCCTGTCTGGATATGTGATGTTTGTACTCTTCAAATGACCTCTTCATCATGTACTAACTAGAGCATCAGTTCCATAACAGTGAGAACACAAATCctcaaatgttaatatttgagtttaaagtcagaattctgagaatTAACTATCGACAATTACACAAACAGTGCAGAGAAGAAGATTAAATGAAGATATGAACATACAGATCACATAATAAACCAGCCTGCACCAGGGTAACTTAGTCCAGTATATAGCCTTGGTAAAGGACAACACTGGTTATGCACTTATCAGTGCAGATAACATAAACAGACAAGATGATGCAAAGATAACACAAATGTTGCAAACTTGCAATGCAAAAAGGGATGTGGTTAGAATTCAAGATAAAATAGACAATAATCACATTTTCCAAGAAAGCAAACTGCTGTATAAAAGGATCCACTTGACACACCCAAGAATACAAGTCAGTTAAGTTGCTGGCATCATGCATGGTCTGCACAAACTTCTGCTCTTTCATGTTCTGACATGTCTTGGACAAAACTATGCTGTATATGGCCTCTCTGCAGAACATTGATCATAGTCATGTCTGTGGGGGATTCCTCATCAGTGAAGACTTTGTAGTCTCTGCTGCACACTGTGACTGCTGGTGAGTTACTTTACcttttcatcattttttttttaaattaatgtaaatagaagtcaaataaaaaataatctggTTTTACAAACCCAGTATTTTCACTTGGGTTGTTGCTTTGCTTTGTTGTGAATCCCACAGGTGTTGTTCTTGGCTCCCACAATCTCAAGGCTGAAAATACAGTGAGATCTATTGAAAAGAAGTGCAAACCCCCATcttatgaaaatgtttcaaaaggGAATAACATCATGCTCCTCAAAGTAAGTTAATACATTTAACCCAGTAACAACAAGATTCTCAAGGAAAAGACTTGTTAAAAGTAACAATCTCACACAGAGATTTGCTTCGGCATGCTTTGATTGGGAGGGgttgttttgtctgtaaaaaaaattaaaaaaataacttttcacATGGTTTCCTGTTTCTTTAGATGACACAAGCTTACATTAAGCTGGAAAAGTGTCAGAAGGCATGGCATAATAGCCTTCCTGCCAGTGTTATCTTTGCAGGTGGATATGGAACAAAGAAAATATTCTGTCTGTATGTTTTCTGTACTTCGATAGAAAATGCCAGCTGGTTTGTGGTTTAAAAAAAGTAGAAACATCTTGTGTAATGaagcttcctcctcctcacactcTGGTGGCCCTCTGTGCAACGGGAAGTTTGCAGTTGGTGTTGTTTCCTTTAACAGCAAACATAACTGTGATTATCCAGATGTACCCAACATCTATACAGACATATCAAAATTTCTTCCCTGGATGAAAGAGATTTTCCAGAAAACAAACTGCATGTAACAGTGTGACAAATTGTTTTTGGATAAACATTTAATGGATCTATTGCTTTGTGCAAATCACTTTGTCAGCCCCCCcaaaaaagtgttttcattcTGTGACAACTTTCATCAGTGGACACAAATGCAAAGGTTGTATAGCCAACAAAAGGTTCACAAAACCTCTCAGGGTAAATACTCTTGCATGCAGCCTACGGTATCCACAGTCAGAATGGAACTTTCTGTGGTTTCTGTGGTTTCTCAAGATTATCGCACAATTCAAAGAAATGCTTGTGTCATGGGCAAGCAACAACCCCCGGGGCTGAGAAATAAAGACAACACAAAAGCCCCCCCCCCGCACTATCTACAACCACAACATGAAACTAGTAAATATCTTAACATTAACCACTTTGCACATTCATCACAttcaatttcctgcattctgaatacattttctgcaccaagttatggaggaaatgtctttatttatatgaagggaaactaaattaaggtgacaattcaaaatataatggaatataattcagtcattttttggacaatgcaaatttgtttcttctatttcaattgcattgcatgttttcttattgtgcattgtttcatttggtATTCAACATTTCTAGTTGCAATCTTTTTTTCcaaatttttttaacaaaagctttgaaaaagtgatggagacagaTTCTGACCTGTCCGCAGCGccccccagtgtaaatgacacctatctgtcaacacttttaaatgtcccgccccatccaggctgtgattggtcggttcacgacaagCAACACTGATGAGCTACATTCAGCCCAAGGCTGCTTGAAAGGAACCGAGCTACTCTTCTCCCTCATCTCTCTCCACCgacagagtttagcaggcatgcgagaacgggaacagagaacctgatatggagagggcagaggagaggaccggcagCTTcggagaagtcccggtacgcaagaaaatgtcccggtacgccaaagagtaaaatgtcggGGTGCTTCcacacttttcaaaacatttttcattatgtTCTTGTTATGTGGGAATTTAGGGCTGTCCCGACTGGGGAgttacatagttgaatcagaatcgtcacatcctgcctatagtcgactgatagtcgaatcatgtgtgtttttgtgcacggcaatgcgagccgaagctaaactgcGGTATATTGTTGActattttttccctctctccctcttgcctgtcattcactggtcttgtgtgagttttgagTGCATTCCCtgctgctgacaactgcatgcacattgcggttcctcgcgggtctatttcaagtagccggctgttaAATACgattaaacaaaatattgtttgtgtggttcatcaacagtgataaattatccaaaagtcctGCGAGTCCTgacaacttggcacaacaccagtgaagctggcgctcctcttctgccactacacacatacacgctacacttacacatgcacactgacgccccagggttagggttacaattttggatttattcaaccactttaaaaacattttttggaagatttttacatgtttattacagcattaaacattgaaatgtatattgtgataggctgtatattaacttattgggcgaaaactggtagttctatgtaaaatcaaacatttagcACCCCCATAtaaccaaaatggcatgatccttgtttcgctgttaagcttcgactgtgagattgacagtcgaatcaggctctgcccattgAAGCATccaatcttcgactatttggggtcagccctatgGGAATTATTACATAAATTTGTTTGATTCTTGCATTTCATTGAGAGGTAGGCTACCTCCTGTTCACATATTCTTTTCCATTTAATAAACAACCAGACGGTCACATTCTTTTTAGGGCCAGCCTACAGTAACATCAGTCAGTTTATAATACACGTCAACATGTTCCACTTGTTCAAGTGAAACACTGACAGATGAGTCATGATGCTCCGTTAGACTTCTAGCTGTCAGTCAATGATCACATGACTTTGGAGCTTTAGTTGTGACTGTGAGAATACCGACTCTCAAACCTGAAGCTGTGGTTTCTGTTACTCATTTTGATTTTCACAGTCACAGTGACAACAGCCAACAACAGCTTAAATGTTACGGCTAAAAGTATATCCATCACTggaatcattttgtttttttttacttcagttCATCTAACTTAGTAGATTAGTGGTATCCAAACAGTGAGAGAGGAAGATCTAAAAATTCccagaaataacaaaatacagagGTTGACAGAGAGCAATAGATACAAGagaaaaaataattgaataataataaatgtagcAGAGATTAAATGGGTTAAAATCACAGACTGTTAAACTCATCATGTGCTGATCACATGATGTATTTATGTGCTTCAGGCTGCTGAGGCAGAAGAACCGCAGcctttatatttactgtaaaaatatCAGCACTGCACGATGCTTCAAATCTTTACTGACCACAGGCACTTGTCATTACAAGACAAGGTTGCATTGATGCACAGAGGATGCGGCTAAAGAAGTCATGGTGAAGCAGATAAAAACCACGGGGTCGCTTACTGAGAAAACTGCTGTATATAAGGGTCATGTATTGTCACCCCAAAGACAACAGGCTGAATTTGCTCCCAGCATGATGCATCAACTGCACAAGTTTCTACTTTTTTATCTTCTGACATGTCTTGGACTTAACAGTAAGATTATCAAATCTGGTTTAACGTCTCTTGTCTATAACTGCTACATTAACTCAtctattttttcctcttttctttttagcaCATGGTGGTGAAATCATAAATGGTAAAAAGACCCCGGAGAACTTAATGCTGTTTATGGCCTCAGTGCAGAACAACATGGGTCATGTATGTGGAGGATTCCTCATCAGTGAAGACTTTGTGGTCACTGCTGCGCACTGTGACCGCCAGTGAGTTACTTCCCCTCTTTCTGCAATCTTTGATTCATGTAATTACAAAGCAAATCAAAATATGTGGCATAAAGATGTAATaatttttgcagttttatttaatttgtaacAATTGACAACTTCTCAATGATCTTTCCCTCAGGAATCCTACAAGTGTTGTTCTTGGCACCCACAATCTCAGGAAGGTTGATAATGACACGATGAGATACAGCGTAAAGAGATGCAAGCATCCATGTTTTGACAATGAACGATGTGGTCATGACATCATGCTTCTCAAAGTAAGTAGATATTGTCAGATCGGTCTAACAGTCTCAGATTAAATTATgcatttttcactttcatttactCCATCTTCaaacattcttttttaaaatttcttaattccattcaattcaatttaattcaaacCTGAGGTCTGATGGATGATAATACCAATGCTTTTCACTTTTGCGTCTCCAGCTGTTTAAGAAAGCTCGACTGGGCAAAAGAGTTCAACCAACTCAACTTCCCAAGactgacattaaaataaaagataagGAAAAGTGCCATGTCGCTGGATGGGGTTGGACTCAAAGTCGTGGTAAAGTTGTTGTTGTACTGCAAGTGGTGGACGTGCCATTTGTCAACCTGGAGGTCTGTAAGAAAGAATGGGCTGCTATTGGTGGTAATCTTCCTGCCAATGTTATCTGTGCCGGTGGATATGGCACAAACAAAGGATTCTGTCAGgtatgttttctgtctgttcatAGAAAGTGTCAGCTGGTTTCTAGCTTCACTGCTTTCTAGTCTTAGAaattgaataaacaaatgcagcttcctcctcctcacagggTGATTCGGGTGGTCCTCTGGTGTGCAGTGGGAAGGCTGTTGGTGTTGTGTCTTTCAACATGAGAAAAAACTGTGACTACCCAAATGTCAGATActttcaaataatttcctctgGTTAAATTTTTCATCAGAAGACAGAAATGGAATGtaagttaaatatatatatgtacatataccTTTATATAAGGTTTTCTTTCCCAAAGGGATTACTTATAAACTATCAGCTCAGTCAATTGATAATGAATTTTAACCAGGGCAGTTTCTTAACTGTTGTGAGTTGGACAtagaggacccaaacgcaatgCTCAGATGAAACAGGTTTTATTGGGGATA
This region includes:
- the LOC123964062 gene encoding serine protease ami-like, with the protein product MLFMASVQNNMGHVCGGFLISEDFVVTAAHCDRQNPTSVVLGTHNLRKVDNDTMRYSVKRCKHPCFDNERCGHDIMLLKLFKKARLGKRVQPTQLPKTDIKIKDKEKCHVAGWGWTQSRGKVVVVLQVVDVPFVNLEVCKKEWAAIGGNLPANVICAGGYGTNKGFCQGDSGGPLVCSGKAVGVVSFNMRKNCDYPN